The genomic region TAGCCGACTCTCGCGCATCGACGTTCTCACGGACGTGACTCGCGCGGTCAACGCGACACTCGACCCCGAGCGTGTGGCCGACGCCATTCTGGCGTTTGCCGCGGCGTGGCTGCCGATTCCTGCCTGGGTCGTCTACGCGCTCGACAACACCGGGATTCGCAGTTTCGGTTCGCGCGGCGTGCCGAGCGGACTCGAGGCTTCAGCCGCGGCGATCGGCCACTGGGTGGTGAAGCACGGCGAGGTGTGCGGCACCGGAGACGTGTCGGCCGACCGCCGGTTCGGCGGCGGGCCGGAGGCGGCGGCGCTGGCGTTCCCGCTTGAGTGCCGCGGCCGGGTGGTCGCGGCGGTCGTCGGGGTCGACAAGACCACCGCCGCGCGCGAGCCGGCCCTGGCGCCGACGACGCTGGCCGCGATGCGTCGGGTGCTCGAGCCCTGCGGCATCGCCCTCGAGAACGCGATGCGGGTGCAGCGCGCTGAGGCGCTGTCGGTCACCGACGACCTGACCCAGCTCTACAA from Vicinamibacterales bacterium harbors:
- a CDS encoding GGDEF domain-containing protein, translated to MTRAVNATLDPERVADAILAFAAAWLPIPAWVVYALDNTGIRSFGSRGVPSGLEASAAAIGHWVVKHGEVCGTGDVSADRRFGGGPEAAALAFPLECRGRVVAAVVGVDKTTAAREPALAPTTLAAMRRVLEPCGIALENAMRVQRAEALSVTDDLTQLYNSRYLSQVLRRETKRASRSGRPLSLLFIDLDGFKSINDTHGHLSGSRALVEAAGVIRQSARETDVVARFGGDEFSLILPDTGSEGAAAVGERIREKVNAHGFLQVDGLDIHLTVSVGVATLPDVAASAEGLIQAADQAMYYVKEHGKNGIYIAGSGSEERI